The Coffea eugenioides isolate CCC68of unplaced genomic scaffold, Ceug_1.0 ScVebR1_2382;HRSCAF=3401, whole genome shotgun sequence genome segment CATTTGACGTAATTAAGAAATTGGTTTTGTAATTTAGTGAACTTTGTCTGATGAATTCATGTTTTCAATTGCCTTAGTGATTGCTGGATCCATTGATATTAAGATTAACTTCTTCTATAGCTTCATCTGTTTAACAGAGCTTTAATTCATGTATTTAGATTTCCTCAGCTGGGATTATCCGCTTGCCGAGATTTGAAATGGTAATGGCAAAACATGGGGCTAACAGTAGGCCTGTCCTTTCTGCTGAAGATGTTCACATTGTCACTGTGTAAGATGCTTtgtacttttttattttatttattaatttattttttgctttcGGTCCTAATCAAAACTTTCCTATAAACTTCTTTTGTCAATTTACAGTTATGGTAGGATTTACTGCTTGCAATTTGATACAGTTGCGATGCTACTGCACTCATATAGGTTTTATCGAGATGCTGTTATACAGCAGGTTAGATCTTGCTGAAAATTGAGTATATTTCCTTTTTCTCAGTATTTACTACTTTAGAATATGTTTTTTAAATTTCCTATTGCAGATAGTTAATTGCAGTGTTTAGTAATTGTATTTTAGCCTGCTGCTTATTTTTACAACTTTAATATGATGAGTTATTTACTGTCATGATTTTGATATTTGTCCAATGATTATAGTCAATTATTATTCTGAATAATATCTGTCAGATTTTAGATGAAATTATCTAAGTGGAATATATAATGTAGAATGTGATTTTGAGATAGGAACTGCAAATGATTAAAGCCTATTGATGCAATTGCGAGAGGTTGTCTGTGAAAGCATATCCACACTATCTTTATCGTTGTGATGCACTTGGCAAGGAAAAGtcaatgggtttgtttggacaaagaaaatttgcaagatttatttcagattttgttttgcttgcatcatacacacaattcccaatcacctttttatctcacatacatcacatcacaaaaagtactacagtaactggatcaaataaatcatccaaataaattgttatccaaacaaactcaatgTTGTCAACTAGCCACTTTTGGTAAAATATTCAGTTTTATTGGTGTTGTGCAAATGGCAGTTCTTGGTGATGCTGTTACTTGGATTTTGGATCATCGCCACTTTTAAGTTCTATTTTATCTTCAATCTCTTTTGGTTTTATTCAATGCTTGTCATCTTCTGAATAAAACTTTTTTCTGAAATTGTACTAATAGAAAGCACTGTTGTCATCCTGCCATTTTAGTAGGAGCTAATATAGCTCATGATATTTGTGAAATGTCAAACATGTCTGTGGTTCTGCTTGCGTCCTCAAAATTTGTTCTTTCTTGTACATTTCCTGTTCCATTAATTATGTTTAAACCCTGTTATTTGTAAAAAGATCTGGCAGATGATCTTAGATTAAATTTCACCTAGGAAGGAGTTTCCGTGTTTATCTGGACTTGCTCTGAGTTTGAACCCATTCCAATTGGCACACTACGGTAGAATAAGATTTTCGTTATTTGTTCATTCCATCTTGCCTTCTCTCTGATTTTTCCACCTTTAATGGTTTTTCCTTTGTGTTTTCAGGGCTCTTTGCCAATTTATTCTAATAGGATTGCTGTCAGTGCAATTGATAATGTTTTGCTTGTTCATCAAGTGGATGCGAAAGTTGTTATTATGTATGACCTATTTGCAGACTCTAGAGCACCCATATCTGCTCCACTTCCTCTTTTGTTGAGGCTTTACCCTAGAGCTGCTTCCTTGTGTTCCTCATCAACTAGCAGGAATTCTGATGCTTTAGAGACTCAAATTTTAACTGATACTGAATCAATTACTTATGGAGATGGCTGGTCATTTCTTGTTCCTGATCTCATATGTGACGTTACTAATGGGCTTTTGTGGAAGATAAATATAGATTTGGAGGCAAGTTTTTGTGGCTGTTTACATTCTATGTGTTATGATCTGTACTTTTGCTGTGACAATTTGCTTGATATGTGTGCAGGCCATTGCTGCCAGTAGCTCAGAAGTACCATTTATTTTAGACTTCTTACAGAGGAGGAAGTTAGAAGCAAATAAGGTAAAATGTTCATTGCTTCCATGTGTGTTCTGTGTTTATGATACACACGCCGTGTGCATGGTGCATTGATGATTGCCCACGACCTTTTACGACGTTGTCCAGTCTACACCCAAAGTTTCATATTACATGGTAATTGTAATTTTACCTATTTGTTGTTTCAGGCAAAACAGTTGTGCTTGGCAATAGCTCGAGCTATGATTCTTGAACGCAGACCAGTATCTGTTGTTGCTAGGGCATTGGATGTTTTAGTCACTTCTTATTCACAGTCAATTAAAACAAGGAGTAATGATAAGAGAACAAAAGCTGAAAATACTTCAAATTCTGGTGTTTCTAGTGCAAATATCGTTGATGATGCTAACAATCGTATTGATGCATCTGGAAAATCTGTAATAGATGAAACAGTGAGTAGTGGTCTCGAGAATGAATCCATTGAAAGATCTTTTGTTTTAACTTCGGACTCAGACGACAATCTTAGTGCTGAAACACAAAAGATCAATTCTCTTAAACTTGATTCTTCGAGTGGTAAAATAGATGGAGGGCACTCTTTGAGGGCTGAATCATCTAGTGCTGCAGTTCATCAACCTTTGTCACAATCACAAGTTCTCAGACCTGGTGACACACCATTAAATGCTGGTGCTTTCGATAATCTAGACTCCCAAGTGACTTCAGCAGTGATTTCACCAGATGATTTGTACAGTTCTGTGTTTGCTCTGGTTGAGGAAGAGATGATAGGGGATGCTTCCTACTTGGTTGCTATCATCATTGAGTTCCTACGCAGGTACTTCTACGTCATGTTATTTATCATGCGTATGCTTTTCTGCTCTTATAGACTTAAAACAAGTCACAATTCTTCTAGACGTAGAGACTTGTTGAGGAATATGTTCGTCttcattctttttattttaatgaTTATATGAAAAGAAGTATATAATCATCTTACAGAATAAAGGTGTAAGATGTAACTTTTTTGTCTTTGATCTCTCATTTTAATTTTGTGAATaatcttggttttcttgttcctctaaattatttttaatcTCCTTCATTGCAGGGCTAACCTGGAAAAGTTAAAATTACATCCAAATATATATGTCTTGACAGTGCAGCTGCTTGCAAGAAGTGAGCGTCATGCTGAACTAGGATTATTTGTCATCAATAAGGTTACTTTTCATATATGTTCATTCAAGAAGTTATGGCACTTGCATCTTTTGTACTTTGGTTACTTAAAGTTCAACAATGGATTCATTTTACTGCAGATCCTTGAGCCCTCTCTGGAAGTTGCCTTGCAACTACTTGAGTCAGGTCGTCAGAATTTTCAGACAAGAAAATTGGGCCTTGACATGCTTAGACAGCTATCTTTGCACCATGAGTATGTGTTGCTACTTGTGCAAGACGGATATTATCTTGAAGCGTTACGTTACGCTCGGAAACACAAAGTaccctttttttctctcttgatTATAGTTCTATGACTAACATGCTTCTCGATGTAGTTCATGGAGTGCACTTTGTCTTACATCTTCTTCCAACATGATTCATTTGCTTGATCTATTCAGAATAAAGTATCCTTTTATTCTCCCTTCATAGTTTTATGTCGAAGCATCAACTTCTAAAATGCAGCTCTTTGTCTTCCattgaatttatttaatttctgGATAGAATAGGAATGGCCTTTAAAAGAAAGCTCAGTCTTACACAATCAAATGCCATTAAGCTCTGTAAGATGTGTTATGGGTAAAAAGAGTGGTCAGAGTTTCTTGCCAAGGAACACGGCTACATGCATATTTGTGATGACTAACTTTGACAAGAGTGGCATGTGGACAACTATCCTCCCGTCTCGTTGCTTCTCTGAAGAATTTAGGGAGTAAAAGCTCAACTTTTCTATGCCTTCGCTTAATAGTGGATGTAGGTAAAGGAAAGAGACAATGAGCTTAGGGTTTGGAAATGGTGGATGTGATCATGCA includes the following:
- the LOC113756515 gene encoding regulator of MON1-CCZ1 complex-like — encoded protein: MFGKPSSSQSSGFSGSGAVSHVYVRYPPLRCKVSGSRNLFYDDGSKLLLASTSDQVFSWKTAPFDPNVAPSCDSISEGPVLSVRYSLDCQLLAVQRSNHEVQIWNREGEKTFIYKCRSESEHILGFFWTDCPTCDIVFVKTSGLELFSYSSDSKSLTLVETKKTNVSWYIYTHESRLVLLAQGMQNKSFTGYQISSAGIIRLPRFEMVMAKHGANSRPVLSAEDVHIVTVYGRIYCLQFDTVAMLLHSYRFYRDAVIQQGSLPIYSNRIAVSAIDNVLLVHQVDAKVVIMYDLFADSRAPISAPLPLLLRLYPRAASLCSSSTSRNSDALETQILTDTESITYGDGWSFLVPDLICDVTNGLLWKINIDLEAIAASSSEVPFILDFLQRRKLEANKAKQLCLAIARAMILERRPVSVVARALDVLVTSYSQSIKTRSNDKRTKAENTSNSGVSSANIVDDANNRIDASGKSVIDETVSSGLENESIERSFVLTSDSDDNLSAETQKINSLKLDSSSGKIDGGHSLRAESSSAAVHQPLSQSQVLRPGDTPLNAGAFDNLDSQVTSAVISPDDLYSSVFALVEEEMIGDASYLVAIIIEFLRRANLEKLKLHPNIYVLTVQLLARSERHAELGLFVINKILEPSLEVALQLLESGRQNFQTRKLGLDMLRQLSLHHEYVLLLVQDGYYLEALRYARKHKVTTVRPSLFLEAAYSSNDPRQLAAVLRFFCDFIPGFKNTSDHHTFNRVLAEMSTSIVV